One genomic segment of Aliarcobacter cibarius includes these proteins:
- a CDS encoding chaperone NapD: MNISSIVVQTLPKYLDSVIENLKKSGVCDYHMHDEKGRVIVTIEGENVEEELKKLKVIEAIPHISSADMQMSYSEEELSRHMQVLENSDAVPKILNDKDVKVEDIVYHGDLRRKDLIGFAKQFDKQGN, translated from the coding sequence ATGAATATTTCAAGTATAGTTGTACAAACATTACCTAAATATCTTGATAGTGTTATTGAAAATCTGAAAAAATCAGGTGTTTGTGATTATCATATGCATGATGAAAAAGGAAGAGTAATTGTTACTATCGAAGGTGAAAATGTAGAAGAAGAGCTTAAAAAATTAAAAGTTATTGAAGCAATTCCTCATATTAGTAGTGCAGATATGCAAATGAGTTATAGCGAAGAAGAGCTAAGCCGTCATATGCAAGTTCTAGAAAACTCTGATGCGGTTCCAAAAATTTTAAATGATAAAGATGTAAAAGTTGAAGATATAGTTTATCATGGAGATTTAAGAAGAAAAGATTTAATTGGTTTTGCAAAACAGTTTGATAAGCAAGGAAACTAG
- a CDS encoding WD40 repeat domain-containing protein — protein sequence MKFLKYILAIFLTLNLYAQEIKELKPNYIFEATGGVTNLVIQNNLLLASTTASSVDIFDIEKKELLNSIKIDKIKDFTNQIIDSKVYSVDKINNKILILSQGQSGGRNIFIYENDKLENIISDEKRLFIAYAKFLDEENIIYALLSNQIYIYNLKEKKVLKELQISQSSFSNFVLDEKKETIFIADESGIISQVDIKNFKKIKSFKSENVDRVFQVDTKKNRLITAGQDRRAAVYSLGFEKPYFISVDFLIYSAALSPSSNKGAFCFDEDNNVAVFDTNSKEILFKLMGNNSIITNIVFQNENEIFVSSDDKNINYYNLKEPK from the coding sequence ATGAAATTTTTGAAATATATTTTAGCAATTTTTCTCACATTAAACTTGTATGCACAAGAAATAAAAGAGTTAAAACCTAATTATATTTTTGAAGCTACTGGTGGAGTCACTAACTTGGTAATTCAAAATAATCTTTTACTTGCATCAACTACTGCTAGTAGTGTAGATATTTTTGATATTGAAAAAAAAGAGTTATTAAATTCAATAAAAATTGATAAGATTAAAGATTTTACAAATCAAATAATTGATAGTAAAGTATATAGTGTAGATAAAATAAATAATAAAATTTTAATCTTATCTCAAGGTCAAAGTGGTGGAAGAAATATATTTATTTACGAAAATGATAAACTTGAAAACATTATTAGTGATGAAAAAAGACTTTTTATTGCATATGCAAAATTTTTAGATGAAGAAAATATAATTTATGCTCTTTTATCTAATCAAATTTATATCTATAATCTAAAAGAAAAAAAAGTTTTAAAAGAATTACAAATATCACAATCATCTTTTTCAAATTTTGTTTTAGATGAGAAAAAAGAGACAATATTTATAGCAGATGAAAGTGGTATAATTTCACAAGTAGATATAAAAAATTTTAAAAAAATAAAAAGTTTTAAAAGTGAAAATGTAGATAGAGTATTTCAAGTTGACACTAAAAAAAATAGATTAATTACAGCAGGACAGGATAGAAGAGCAGCTGTTTACTCTCTTGGTTTTGAAAAACCATATTTTATAAGTGTTGATTTTTTAATATATAGTGCAGCTTTGAGTCCTAGTTCTAATAAAGGAGCTTTTTGTTTTGATGAAGATAACAATGTTGCAGTATTTGATACAAATTCAAAAGAAATTTTATTTAAATTAATGGGTAACAACTCTATTATAACAAATATTGTTTTTCAAAATGAAAATGAAATATTTGTATCAAGCGATGATAAAAATATAAATTACTACAATTTAAAGGAGCCAAAATGA
- a CDS encoding PAS domain-containing protein, with amino-acid sequence MQFNNGNFLIETIVPKDELIISRTDLKGIITYANDTFAEISGYSADELIGKPHNIVRHPDMPKSVFKELWEDLQTKGRWSGFVKNLRKDSGFYWVYAEISGVFKDNKLVEYKSIRTPISFEDKKKYQLLYDELKIKNNEKIRKISYE; translated from the coding sequence ATGCAATTTAATAATGGTAATTTTTTAATAGAAACTATCGTTCCAAAAGATGAATTAATTATTTCAAGAACTGATTTAAAAGGTATCATAACATATGCAAATGATACTTTTGCAGAAATATCAGGATACAGTGCAGATGAATTAATAGGAAAACCACACAATATTGTAAGACACCCTGACATGCCAAAATCAGTTTTTAAAGAGTTGTGGGAAGATTTACAAACAAAAGGAAGATGGAGCGGTTTTGTAAAAAATCTAAGAAAAGATAGTGGCTTTTATTGGGTTTATGCAGAGATATCTGGTGTTTTTAAAGATAATAAATTAGTAGAGTATAAATCTATTAGAACTCCTATTTCTTTTGAAGATAAAAAGAAATATCAACTATTATATGATGAATTAAAAATTAAAAATAATGAGAAAATAAGAAAAATTTCATACGAATAA